The genomic region TCTCGTATCTCTTCAGTAgtccttttttaaaagttgtAGCACGTACTCGCCTTCAGGTTCCCTTTTCTTCAATGTTACCACTTGGCCGTCTTCGCGATCTTcaatttgtatttttactttttcttttttctcttctggtACCTGAGCTTTGTCAGAAAAGAAGTTGGCAACAACAACGTTTCTGACCTGCCGTATAGGGTACGTTGGTTGAGGAGGCGTAGGAAATCGCGACGGGTGATGTCTTCTGGTGGACACTAGGTGAAACTTTGGACCAAATTCTTGTTGAGGATGCACCAAGGGTCCTGATGGAAGGCGGATGTCCGGATAAATCTTTTCCTCTGGAACTACTGGTTCTTGCTGCCGTAGATGTGGTGGCTTTAACGATTCCAGATATCTGATCCTATCGGTGTTTGACTGGATGTTTGTAACTCCGATGGCATCAAGTCTGGGCAGATATCTGATTGCTACGGCGAAGAATCCCTTTTCATAGTGATTTAGTTTGTCATCTATGGTAACACCAGGTGGGAGAGGTTGGTATTCCCTGGTAGGAGTGGGGTGAAGAGGTGCTGGACGTTCACCAAACTTAACTTGAGCGTGGAAATAACCTAGTCTTTGAATCTTACTTAGATACTATTAAGAAAGGTTAGTAACGGGTGGTTGAATGAAATTCTAAACTTATTATACGTTGAACTTTTGGGTATCAGCCCAAGTGAGTGGCCCGTACTCTCTGTTCATGGCAAGATTTCTTGAAAATTGACTGTGGGGAATGAAATGGTTGTTAATTAACTTAAAAGAAAGGCTTAAACCCTTACACTAGTTTAAGATAGTGGCTCAAAAATTTCCTTAACACGTGTTTCTTGCTGAACACGTGTATGAGTGTAGTGCTTAAGCAGCCAAAACGTCTAAGTTTTACGATTTCGTCAAATCAAATTGGTTCGAAGGACCATGTAACGAATCTAATCTAAGGGGAAAGCTTTTATTAGATAAACTTAAACTTAATACCTTAGATTACACGTTGGTTAGGgagaaaatgatttcactGACACTTTATTCAATTTGACTCAACTTACTACAGAGACGTCTGCTCGGGGCAAATGGGAAATTAGAGAAGAATCGGCCATTGCCGATATCGGCCACCAAGAAGACTATGGTAAACAGCGCCTCTGGTGGCATACAGAAAAATAACATAAACTAAACATTAATAATAGCAGATCTTCTGAGGGGTCTTCCAAATCTGGAAACCCCGTAGTTGTTGTCATGTTCGGAATCCACAacaaggaataacaccgagtacaaaaaagttagaagccatcatcaaatacccagctcccaaaaacgtgaaagaattgagctcatttctaggtttggctagctattacaggaagttcatcagggcttttgctgataaagcccacccactgacagcgctaacgagaaaatcagccgagtggaaatggggagaggaacaaagggacgcctttgattgtatcaagaactgtctcataactagacctatcctagggtatccagatttcacgcgcgaatttatcatctacacagatgcctcaggatacggtataggagcagtcttggctcagatgcaaactctacctcaatcagcggattcagcggagtccgacgtacaggaaccccgtgaatcagacggcgcggaagtcgtcatagcgtatagctctaaacatctgaacgaccgcgaagccaagtggtcaaccacagagaaagaggcttacgccatcatccacgcaattgacgtatttagaacgtatctatacggacgcagattcaccgtatttacagaccatagacctttagaatggttaatgagcaagacagaacccgcaggaagattagctagatgggcactaaaaatacaagaattcgacatcgtcattgggtaccggcctgggaagtcgcaccaaaatgcagacaccctaagccgtattcccatagtgccaatagcacgagtagaaacaagggcaacagaaagaggaactgtcataagagagctagaaaatattcgaaaagaaggtaaaaatctaaaagaaaaactaaggattgaaagattaaagaaacaagaacagctggagaaagaaaacgaaagtattcaaaaagaaaacgaaagttttgagagggaaagtcaaaggaagagcgtaggtttcgaaagagaaattggaagtgaaagtaaaaggtctgagaaagaagacagatggatagaattacagcaagcagataaatattgtcaaaaactaatgatggaaatacaagaagatagtcagaaaaatagaaataaaagattctcaagcaactttataatcaatgaaaagggtctattaacagatagacaaggaaaattagtagtccctgtaccgttaatcgacggaattttacgagcaaatcatgatcacatgatggcagggcatttaggaatcgaaaaaacaatagccagacttagagaacaatacttcttcccatacatgcgacaaaacgtaacagaacacatcaaaaattgccttaaatgcgcaaaacgcaaggctgtgggaggaagtaaagcaccattgcaacctatgcccccagccgaaagggtgtgggaaagacttgcgatggatattgtgggtcccgttcaagaaagcgcaaagggacataagtatattttagtcctatcagattatgccagtcgtttcgtcttcacggttccaatgagagatcaaactgcccaaacaattgctacaatactggttaatgatatttatacaaaatatggatcccccgaagtagtactaacagatcaaggaactaatttcctgtcgagcttaatccaagatatttgcaaattatttaaaatcaaacaaatcagaacaacagcataccatccccagacagacggattagtagaacgatttaacagaaccctatgtgacatgttggcttgctacgtaacggatgaaccagaaaattgggacaaatatctaccatttgtcacatttgcttacaacacagcgaagcaatcaacactgcaacaaaacccattctttctattcttcgggagacaaccagtgctcccaaacgacatcaaaatagacaggcgatacgaaacatacgaggataccagtgtaatgtactcacaccaatggaagaaggctcagcaactagcgaaggaacacctatttcgggcacagacaaaacaaaaaagatactacgacaaaggaacacaagcgatcaaatataacattggtgactttgtgctactgaaagctccaccaactgccggaaaattcatcaacagttggaatggaccattcaaaatcatcagaaatttctcaaatctcacttatgagattcaacacgcgagcaatgaaaaactaaaatcagtggtacacgtcaaccgcctaaaactctacgtcccggcaaaccaagaaacagaaaaattatctagtgttccacaacaaccaggaagtgaaacagtgcgacgaggaccaggcagaccaagaaacaacttcatcaacaacaaaagaatacctgTCCGTAGAGCGTGTTGGCATCCGCATCATCATGTTGCAGAAACagaaaattgtaaaatcatcgcaccaaatctccccggtcctataccaattaatcctgcacacactagaatgacgaatccacgatacaacttacggcaacgcaacgaagtctcgagattctaaaacatccaagttttcttttcgcagatgtaactgatactatcactcatccaattactcaccatcattccatccacatatcccatctattcaaccgtatgcgactgccagaacgtaaagaccagaggaattttagatatagaggcaccctattactgcaataacaaagaatcagatacagctcacttacccagaatagccacgttgtacactttaaaaacaacacaaaaaccagcagcctcttggaaaggctggacctgcaagcaatggataaaaacgaagaaaataactgggtcattctggatcggatctttcgacaccatatattcacaagaaactaaactaatttccccactggaatgctggagaatggtgaacgacaagaagtgtggcgataataacatgcagaccggaccagcgggtctgagtttcacagccaccccgacaggcgaagggcaatggtatgccataaaaacatatcacaccctcaactgtgttgcAGAACAAATAACCttacggcaggaaaaacaagacgacccAATCGAGAGCCCatttggaccattaaatactacccagcaagaaggacacttcatccaaaatcaaaacacaatagtatggggagataggacaacaaataattcatattctcaaaccttgatcaaaggaagcggttatctggaacttccgagaataccggaacgcgaaaacaccagccgtctttacgacaccaatcgacagatcgagatttcattcttcaacaaaccagatcgggacataacaccacaaggttacaaagttgtgggcgtaccgctcacatacctaatctttccaaccgaaacaacgagaaaattgtacgagatgttcaaaacaactatacatacatgtatacaaaatactcacctagatacatcggtgtgcaaggactacagggaactccagttaaccaagcggaaacgatccattcaacaggaagttacattcttGCTCAACACTCCCTCGGAAGACTCAGGAAAACGtctgtacagcatttcgtacgcctgggggccaataagaatgggatatcaacagtcaatcaggatcaacgagaaggaccggagtgtaaattacaacgccactatatacataatatacaaaccagACGAAAACACTCAGTTAACCGcccactttcgtctcaaagacgatgatccacttcctcaaggatcagaattcgaatacatcgttgaccaaacaataagaatccagaacagtaatatctgtatcacggaaggagaagcaggccgactaattgttgctaaatgctcagaattttcaacacggtggattctagatcaacaaaatcatcaattaatttcacaagaatcgtatctctgtattacactaggaacataccaagctatcatattgacagaatgcagagatgataagaacagcgtaacacaaaaatggatctttgaaactgtcaacaccaatccagacatcatagaaaatttcccagacacaactttagcagaaatgcaggaaattcaacaagaacaacggaaggcaatcacaaccacgattaattcgccgctatttggaggaattttaaaaactaatcacggtagcggaaatataatctgggatatgattgcctggggcctattgaaaaacggaaaaacaccaaacgaaaaatgtctaacacaccatggagtaaacaagcaaatgacattagaagaatgcgacaaagagtggccgcaatgtcaagaagaactaagaaaactaattaacagcaacgatccattagtacaatcacaaacaatggtagccaactgtagcaaagcaacagaacgaggacaagctttcgaatatacatctgatttcaccatcagaccgttcaacacaaacacctgtatcaaagccaatacgacaatgctagtACTTCAAGAGTGCGCTagcaccagctcaatctggggcacatttgagcacacaggacagctcatggcaacagatagaactgggctacattcaccctcatcagacaggaagtgtctcacacagagagtaggacgggtgaccctggggcattgtcacagctccagccaaaaacaacactttaactttgaatatcgcaacccacaccaaatacggactctctcagcggcagccatcatagcactgcacactaaacagccattggacgggaaaacactcccaaccataccaccactaatgaaaagagaggataacaaccaatcagagaacAGCAAAAGTTTGGCCACACCCCCTGCCgcgcccacaacagaaaaacacacaacaacgacaagcgttacaacgactacaaagcccacaataaaaaccacattgggaacaacagcaaaaacaacggtaaaaagcactacgacaattaaaccagttacaagcacagcagctaacaaacccaccacaacacagaaagtgacaactaaacccagtatgacatcaacgtcaacaaaacccaccacaactacaaaaccaataatcacatcgacaagcactaaacccaccactactactagacctacggcaactgctaagataacttcaacttcaacaaccactacaactacaaaacttacgacaacaacaacaatggccactacaacaagttccacaacaaccacaacaacagagaaaacaacaacgcctactacgacaagttccacaacaacagcgacaacaacgacgcaCCAGCCAAGCTCAATAACGTCGAGCACAAAAACAGTAATCGAAAGTTCGACGACCCAACAATCATCAACACATACTGCCGGAGTAACCCCTTTAGCACTAACGggaacaacgtctacaacagaaggaactcaaattcaggccatcgaagAAAGCAGTATTCGAAACTTGCCGTTAGCTgattctttgataatttcaatggatcaaaaagctgaagatacatcaaacaatgaaaatttagaagccgatttacccaaaaacattgaagaattcaacgacaaaattaaatacgaaataagtaaaatgcacgaccaatataagataagcatcgaaactgaacacgaaaacaagttggcaaaagaaattcgggacgtttattgtcaactatcagcaatcaaaagaacacaagcagttatattagcccaaaccaacggaattttagcagcagcagcagtaggtttaccaatctgcacaagactacaaggcttcggtcaagcaatgacacttcaacaatgcgaggcaaaaagaatttttatatcagcaaacgaaaccaaatgtggatttcagccgttttttacttacgaaggaaaaaactgtacgattggaacagatggatggtcaattcatccatattctgattgtttctggaaaacacctttggtaaatttaaatggaaatccacacacatgggaacacaattctacgacaggagattggatacgccagacacctagcattcacatgcctaatttagacctcatttcagaatttgaagaactccatcttaacgatttcgacttcgcgctgaaaagccatccagcacacgagacgatggaaatggaacaattaaatattctaaatgacctagttggcagaatgcaagaaggcaactccaattctgttggagacattgtaatgtcagaacaacaagataatcaaataggaaacatgttctcatggttcgacaaactaaaaataattggtCTATCAGCGATAGGATTTGTactattcctcgtatgtttacgaatcttcattatttgcaaccccatctcgaagataaaagaacatatccgcagaaaacggaactttacaaccagatacgatgatggcgtagaggaagaacacgaactcgcatcaatgataccggcacgagaaacaaattaccattcggaaatagcaatcgaacaaccgttcctAAGAACAACCGCCCCTGCACAactaacaacagaaagacaaggtcaaatgcgccctccccgaccaagtgcaccaaattcattaatttaccCCTCTATCGAAACAACTGACACAATCAcacgatgtacaggaaaacacaccatgtgcacttacgtcgtcggatatggcatggtttgggaagacctatgccgTTGCATGTCCGAAACAGACAATAGTAATTCAGccagaaagtaaaagtcccaaggtcattgaaattaaaagtagccactaaacataatccctgacaaatttaattaattacaaaataaattagctcccagaaaataacacacttatcagcattttttttcttcccgaCCACTTaggtgatttttaaaatatatcccATACTCgtaactttatagtaaaacaaagaGTAGAGACAAAACccgaataacaattttgtattccaaaCTAACATGaactaaaaaattcaaaatagaaaacctttgggatagacaaaacaaaaattacaaacccaaataacattttttttttttcctcgactaaaaaaaaaaaaaaaaaaaaaaaaaaaaaaagtcaataacaaaatcatcgGAGAAAAAGCAGTGTAGTGTAACAAAGAACGACAGAAACTaacgcacgaagaaaaagaaagacgcaagaacccctataagaaaagacaatgactTAAAAAGGAAGATAGAAAGTTCAAAATGTAACGGTATATTCATCAATTCGCCCCACGGCGAAATAGAAGACGGAACAcattaaaatagaagaaactacctgttttgaaattaagaagaggggaacaagaatttatgaaaaactcTGCAAAAGAAGACTTTTCAAAAAACTAACCTCTTCCCAGTGTTTCAACGACATAATTCAGACAAAGTTCTACAAAGAAAAGTGCCATCACAAGTCAACCTTTActctaaaaatggaaaacaacaacatcactcAGGATAACGCAATGGACGTAACCATCATCccacaagaggaaaaagaatacgAATTAATATACATTAGTGATACTGAAAGTGAGAATAGCCAGCAGGagtacaaagaaaaggaaagtgctAAAAATGCAGATGTGAACAAGCAGATAGTGAAAAATGTGGAATGGAACGGAATCAAAACcgagaaaaacgatttttccgaactagagagaaaaaggaaagacatcAGTGAATCAAGTGACGACGACACTGAGGAGGTAAATGCCTATAGTGAAATGGAACCCGATCTGGATAGTACCTACAGTACCGAAtttatattggaaaataacagtgacaccGGTTTCCAATATGACCCACCCCACGGTACCGAATTGGAAAATGTTAGTGACACCGACCTCCAATGTGAACCGCCCAAAAAACGGAGCAGACCGAATAACcaacaaagggaaacagaaaCATGCAAGAACTGTAGGATGAAGACAATAGCACCCCTTTCAACAGAACAAGCAGAGAAGATTCAACTGCACCGACAGGCTACTATTGACTTGGAAGACGGAAAACTTTGTCTATcaatgatggaagctacactaCCAACTATAAGAAGATGCATCCAAAAAAGATTAGAATCGCTAGGATGTTGGCCACGACAAAAAATGGCCATATTCCTTAATAAAAGATACGAGGAAGGACGTACCCTGCTCCACACCAGTATACAAAAAGTAAGGTACGACATAACTGATGCTCTACTTGCCTATGGGGCAAACCCCGAGATAATGTATCGAGGCAGCACAATTGGACACATGGCAGCGGAAAATAACGACTTATTCCTGGTAAGGATACTAAAACACCACAACTGCGAGTTCACAAATCGCAATAAAGACGGAGAAACCCCGCTAATGACAGCAATATCACACGAACATGAGGAATGTGCACGCCTAATTTCAACACCAACAAACATCAAAATAGCAACCAGCAAGGGCAGAACCATCTTGCATTACCTCGCCAGATATGGACTCGAAGACTTGGCTACACAAATCtgtacaaaaagaataattgacGTTAA from Daphnia carinata strain CSIRO-1 unplaced genomic scaffold, CSIRO_AGI_Dcar_HiC_V3 NW_026453159.1, whole genome shotgun sequence harbors:
- the LOC130703317 gene encoding ankyrin repeat domain-containing protein 1-like, translated to MENNNITQDNAMDVTIIPQEEKEYELIYISDTESENSQQEYKEKESAKNADVNKQIVKNVEWNGIKTEKNDFSELERKRKDISESSDDDTEEVNAYSEMEPDLDSTYSTEFILENNSDTGFQYDPPHGTELENVSDTDLQCEPPKKRSRPNNQQRETETCKNCRMKTIAPLSTEQAEKIQLHRQATIDLEDGKLCLSMMEATLPTIRRCIQKRLESLGCWPRQKMAIFLNKRYEEGRTLLHTSIQKVRYDITDALLAYGANPEIMYRGSTIGHMAAENNDLFLVRILKHHNCEFTNRNKDGETPLMTAISHEHEECARLISTPTNIKIATSKGRTILHYLARYGLEDLATQICTKRIIDVNQQDETGTTALHEAVKYKRLDMIELLLLHGADKKIKDNRGHTAVANNNSTNIQ